GCGCGGGCGCGCGTGACGCGGCATCATCGGATTACGCGGGAACAATTGTCGGTACGCGAACATATGAGCAGAATTCTGCGCAATTTGCAGAATCTGCGATTTGTCCGCTTCGAAGATCTTTTCGACGCCGATGTTGGAGTGCCGGTCCTGGTGGTTACCTTTCTTGCCATACTTGAACTTGCCCGCGAGACTCTCGTACAGGTCACTCAGCAGGGTGCCTTTTCGCCCATTTACGTAAAGTTAAATCATGGACTTGCCGCTGTCTAATCCCCTTCAAGTCAAACGCGTACTGGAAGCAGCACTGCTGAGCAGTACTGAACCACTTCCGGTCGCAGATCTCAGGAAACTCTTCGCCGAAGAAATCGCGGCCGACGTGCTGCGCCGTGTACTGGAAGAATTGCGTGCCGATTGGGCCGAGAAGGGCGTAGAACTCGCCAATGTCGCGAGCGGTTGGCGTTTCCAGGTACGCCCGGAATATCAGAAATTTCTGGATCGCCTGAACCCTCAACGATCGCCAAAATATTCCAGGGCGGTGCTGGAAACACTTGCGATCATCGCCTACCGCCAACCGGTCACGCGGGGGGATATCGAGGAGATTCGCGGTGTTGTCGTCTCCAGCGGAATT
The Betaproteobacteria bacterium genome window above contains:
- the scpB gene encoding SMC-Scp complex subunit ScpB, producing the protein MDLPLSNPLQVKRVLEAALLSSTEPLPVADLRKLFAEEIAADVLRRVLEELRADWAEKGVELANVASGWRFQVRPEYQKFLDRLNPQRSPKYSRAVLETLAIIAYRQPVTRGDIEEIRGVVVSSGILKALEARGWIDEVGHREVPGRPVLYSTTRAFLDDLNLRSLDELPPLEDLGALVETEPVTDQIEHLEHAETTTRRVIGDEPGTPPAEHERRADTA